In one Thioclava sp. ES.031 genomic region, the following are encoded:
- the yghX gene encoding YghX family hydrolase — MTDPANARRLTAADFDQELLDLYDYYVHGKISKREFLDRAGKWAVGGVTALAILGALAPDYALAQQVAEDDPDILGEDITYSSPNGTGEIAAYLVRPAQIDPERPPAAILVVHENRGLNPYIRDVVRRLAKAGFVAMGPDGLSSLGGYPGNDDEGRTMQRSLDQGALLNDFFAGFEYLQTLDGTNGKVGATGFCYGGGVVNKLAVAYPEMGAGVPFYGAAPDSAQVAMIEAPLMIQLAALDQRINAMWPEYQKALEENDKRYEAYIYPGVNHGFHNDTTPRYDEAAAKLAEERMIAWFRTYLAG; from the coding sequence CGTCGCTTGACGGCGGCCGATTTCGACCAGGAACTTCTCGATCTTTACGATTACTATGTCCATGGCAAGATCTCGAAACGGGAATTTCTTGATCGGGCGGGGAAATGGGCAGTGGGCGGCGTGACCGCGCTGGCGATCCTCGGGGCGCTCGCACCCGATTACGCGCTGGCCCAGCAGGTGGCCGAGGACGATCCCGACATTCTGGGCGAGGACATCACCTATTCCAGTCCGAACGGCACCGGAGAGATCGCCGCCTATCTGGTGCGCCCGGCACAGATCGACCCGGAGCGCCCGCCCGCGGCGATCCTCGTCGTGCATGAGAACCGCGGGCTCAACCCTTATATCCGCGACGTCGTGCGCCGGCTCGCCAAGGCGGGCTTCGTGGCGATGGGGCCCGATGGGCTGTCCTCGCTCGGGGGCTATCCGGGCAATGACGACGAGGGGCGCACGATGCAGCGCAGCCTCGATCAGGGCGCGCTGCTCAATGATTTCTTCGCCGGGTTCGAGTATCTCCAGACGCTCGACGGAACCAATGGCAAGGTCGGTGCGACCGGGTTCTGCTATGGCGGGGGCGTGGTGAACAAACTCGCCGTCGCCTATCCCGAGATGGGTGCGGGCGTGCCGTTCTATGGCGCCGCGCCCGACTCTGCGCAGGTCGCGATGATAGAGGCGCCGCTGATGATCCAGCTCGCAGCGCTCGATCAGCGGATCAACGCGATGTGGCCGGAGTATCAAAAGGCGCTCGAGGAGAACGACAAGCGCTACGAGGCCTATATCTATCCGGGCGTGAACCACGGGTTCCACAACGACACGACGCCGCGCTACGACGAGGCCGCCGCGAAGCTCGCCGAGGAGCGCATGATCGCGTGGTTCCGGACCTACCTCGCCGGATAA